GATTTTCATTGATCAAGTAAAAATAAATCATTTGATTAATGTGCCTCCCGCCACTTATCATGAAATTCGACCAAGGAGGCGTTCATGGCTTTTCAGTCAGGACATATCGGTTTGAATGTTACGGACCTTGACCGGTCCAAAAAGTTTTACCGGGATGTATTCGGATTTGAAATTCTGCGCGAATCTCGTGAGGACGGACGGCGCTTTGCGTTTCTAGGCATTGGCTCCCGCACGGTTCTGACTTTGTGGCAACAGAGTCAGAGTCCGGAGCGTTTTGAAAAAGAGAAACCTGGCCTTCATCATCTTTCCTTTCAAGTGGACAGTATCGAAGAAGTCAAAGTAATCGAAAGGAAACTGCGGGAAATGCAGGTTCTGTTTTTATATGATGGGATTGTGGCTCATCTGGAGGGATCGAAGTCTGGAGGAGTTTTCTTTCATGATCCCGATGGAATCCGTCTGGAAATCTTTAGTCCGACGGGCGCAGATTCTCATCCTGCTGCAAGACCGGATGCACCTTCCTGTGGATTTTTCTGATTTGAAATATCATTCAGGAGAACTGGAAGTACAGAGGCGGGCAGGCGTCCAGGACATGGC
The bacterium DNA segment above includes these coding regions:
- a CDS encoding VOC family protein; the protein is MAFQSGHIGLNVTDLDRSKKFYRDVFGFEILRESREDGRRFAFLGIGSRTVLTLWQQSQSPERFEKEKPGLHHLSFQVDSIEEVKVIERKLREMQVLFLYDGIVAHLEGSKSGGVFFHDPDGIRLEIFSPTGADSHPAARPDAPSCGFF